A genomic window from Triticum urartu cultivar G1812 chromosome 7, Tu2.1, whole genome shotgun sequence includes:
- the LOC125522687 gene encoding desmethyl-deoxy-podophyllotoxin synthase-like translates to MELPSISYHLALCILLALLYHAVLRAAVAIRRPRPKLPPGPWQLPIIGSLHHLLRGLPHRTMRDLSLRHGSLMLLRVCQREAIVVSSAEAAREIYKGNEAAFLARLNGPGIDELSRHGQGIVFAPYGDHWRLLRRILMMELLSARRVKAFRRIREEEAARLVSSLQVQATSDGRLVVNIDERLEEFVTDSVVRAIFGDRLPDRAVFLRMVRQGVDLSSIFDLRDLFPSSWLVRLVRRGGGGKAERHRQEVFNVMDSILKSHEEMRAARDGDDEQDMVQVLLRIQKDANTGVSLTDGDIRALLIDVFGAALDTTATTLQWAMAELMANPRVMRCVQSEVDCALAGQATVQEAALKSMQYLRAVIKETLRLHPPATIFPRVCLGDSKILGYDVPRGMIVLTNTWAISRDPKYWDEPDKFMPERFQGEGVADLRGMDFEFTPFGVGRRICPGIDFAYAELEIALASLLYHFNWELPPGVEPGEVDMTEEFGVTARRKVNLFVRPIIRVPLR, encoded by the exons ATGGAGCTGCCATCCATCTCGTACCATTTGGCCCTATGCATCTTATTAGCTCTCCTCTACCATGCCGTCCTACGTGCCGCCGTCGCCATCAGGCGTCCCCGCCCGAAGCTGCCTCCCGGTCCGTGGCAGCTTCCGATCATTGGCAGCCTGCACCACCTGTTGCGCGGGCTCCCACACCGCACCATGCGCGACCTCTCCCTCCGACATGGCTCGCTCATGCTGCTCCGCGTGTGCCAGCGCGAGGCCATCGTCGTCTCCTCCGCCGAGGCCGCGAGGGAGATCTACAAGGGCAACGAGGCCGCCTTCTTGGCGCGGCTAAACGGGCCGGGCATCGACGAGCTCTCGAGGCATGGCCAGGGGATCGTCTTCGCGCCCTACGGCGACCACTGGCGGCTGCTCCGCCGGATCCTCATGATGGAGCTGCTCAGCGCGCGGCGAGTCAAGGCGTTCCGACGGATCCGCGAGGAGGAAGCGGCGCGCCTGGTCTCGTCGCTTCAGGTTCAGGCGACGTCGGATGGTCGACTCGTCGTCAACATCGACGAGCGGCTGGAAGAGTTCGTGACAGACTCGGTGGTGCGTGCCATCTTTGGGGACAGGCTACCCGATAGGGCCGTGTTTCTGAGGATGGTGAGGCAAGGAGTGGACCTGTCGTCAATTTTCGACCTCCGGGACCTCTTCCCTTCGTCGTGGCTAGTTCGACTtgtccggcgcggcggcggcggcaaggcgGAGCGGCACCGTCAGGAGGTGTTCAACGTTATGGACAGCATCCTCAAGAGTCACGAGGAGATGAGGGCAGCCAGGGATGGAGATGACGAGCAGGACATGGTCCAAGTGTTGCTCAGGATCCAGAAAGATGCCAATACGGGAGTTTCCCTAACCGACGGAGACATAAGGGCACTCCTCATA GATGTCTTTGGTGCAGCACTCGACACCACAGCTACTACTCTACAATGGGCCATGGCTGAACTAATGGCGAACCCAAGGGTGATGCGGTGCGTGCAGTCCGAGGTAGATTGTGCTCTCGCAGGACAGGCTACAGTACAAGAGGCCGCACTAAAGAGCATGCAATACCTCAGGGCAGTTATTAAAGAGACCTTGCGACTACACCCTCCTGCCACCATCTTCCCTAGAGTCTGTCTGGGAGACTCCAAGATTCTAGGATATGATGTACCACGAGGGATgattgtgctaaccaacacatgGGCAATCTCTAGGGACCCCAAGTATTGGGATGAGCCGGACAAGTTCATGCCAGAGAGGTTCCAAGGCGAGGGTGTTGCCGACTTGAGAGGCATGGACTTCGAGTTCACTCCTTTCGGTGTTGGGCGGCGGATTTGCCCTGGGATTGATTTTGCTTATGCAGAACTTGAGATTGCTTTGGCTAGCCTTCTTTACCATTTTAACTGGGAGCTGCCTCCAGGAGTTGAACCAGGGGAAGTAGACATGACAGAGGAGTTCGGAGTCACTGCTCGAAGGAAGGTCAACCTATTTGTGCGTCCAATTATTCGTGTTCCCCTTAGATGA